GACAATCTGTACGACACCTCAATCCTCGCGACAGCACTGAAAGGCGAAGCCGCCGACCGCCTCGCCCTCCGTCGGCTCGTCGACGCTTGGGCGCACTGCGCCGACAGGCGCCTCGCTGAGCAGCAATCAAACCTCTTCGTCCCCGACGGGGCCATCCTGAACTACGAAGGAGATCCCAAAACCCACGAGCCACACTCGACGATCAAGGGCAGAACCGCCATCCGCACGGCCCTTGCTGTCCTCAACACCTTCACGGTCACCTTACACATGAATGGTCAGAGCGACGCCGTGATCCAGGGCGATCACGCCATCGGTGAGACATATTGCCTGGTCCATCAATTCACAGGGGCAAACGAGCAGCGCAAATGCCAGACCCTGGGAATCCGCTACTACGATCAGTTCCTTCGCCAGGACCACCGCTGGTTCTTCGCGGAGAGGAAACTCGTCATCGACTGGTCCGACACGCGCATGTCCGTCCCGTGACAACAAACGGCCCCCCGCGGGCACCCGTGGGCGAGGTACGGCGATACTTGGCGTCTAACGACCCGCCAGCAACAGGTACG
This genomic window from Granulicella sibirica contains:
- a CDS encoding nuclear transport factor 2 family protein — translated: MQGESKTGRRNFLATAVTAATSALTAGLSHVDTLGQQAGAHPHPTTSSPLSFDNLYDTSILATALKGEAADRLALRRLVDAWAHCADRRLAEQQSNLFVPDGAILNYEGDPKTHEPHSTIKGRTAIRTALAVLNTFTVTLHMNGQSDAVIQGDHAIGETYCLVHQFTGANEQRKCQTLGIRYYDQFLRQDHRWFFAERKLVIDWSDTRMSVP